The Lacipirellula parvula genome window below encodes:
- a CDS encoding dockerin type I domain-containing protein produces MKKNIWRRRLAAAMAGGAVVSVASMAQAIEMANVTADGAGTSNPVAVSIASGQGTPNFFIESGAVTGQYPIRIGASATDDYTSGVLLTSVRENGGRSDGLGIPFWPISSITTTPIQGAAAPDGKLALVVDARVGSATVPANGNLAAAYFPFSEGWIGGTTRSTANGGNPNDQSVVHGVNLIDLQVGFNSVASGIHRVKIPTVTDSRQQGLLFTNHAKNEDNYSAVAPDPTGDGWIVATTHGGNALGFEPDPYTFVYLPYGTPNITMASIHGASGPNMQPTVMNKSGSPFTIVREGIGTYRLSIPGQTPSSGTLLTNTGGPISGSATSTTDNVLTYQAADNGTDWIIQTRDYGQGTAGNVIEPYLETPIAERSQAFQFAFMPFATPPTAPGPNITPLNLKDKVIGFNVAITEVDASQQAAPNNYGVVTEGTAGYRLEHLRQDRGDNSIAINGVFPSKQDGIMFGTISQGFRDNTTLPNNPSGQAAYGMIAAADGGAGWEFATHIADPGAVAGALQEFNVNFSAVFFGNDTPFSKAQAQATTGGSLTVALPGVNSLNDGILVAQVGGNIDSFAVATPDVNGANWTVKTYSNDTTATTNPVNWIYLPYEADNLVAGRVSANGTVVNSTGVGAAPGQFTLTKEAGSGSYLLTIPGKTPADGTLLLTPEATAGLEDNLLTYEAAGNSFRIFSIDQVTADERQLSFITPSLEDTNFTFAFIDYDLAPTLNPGGNFLAADFNEDGNVDGADLTAWKAGFGTGTTKAQGDANEDGKVDGADFLTWQHQFGQTPAVAAAGSVAAAVPEPSSLLLIGVAAAVGLGAVRRRS; encoded by the coding sequence ATGAAGAAGAACATTTGGCGCCGTCGGCTTGCAGCAGCGATGGCAGGCGGGGCGGTTGTTAGCGTCGCGTCAATGGCGCAGGCCATTGAAATGGCGAATGTTACTGCTGATGGAGCGGGAACGTCGAATCCCGTTGCTGTGTCGATCGCGTCGGGGCAAGGAACGCCGAACTTCTTTATTGAGTCGGGCGCGGTCACCGGCCAGTATCCGATTCGGATCGGCGCGTCAGCGACCGACGACTACACCAGCGGCGTACTACTCACCAGCGTTCGCGAGAATGGCGGACGTAGCGACGGCCTGGGCATTCCGTTCTGGCCGATTTCGAGCATCACGACCACGCCCATTCAGGGAGCCGCCGCTCCGGACGGAAAGCTGGCGCTCGTCGTCGACGCCCGCGTCGGTTCCGCCACGGTGCCTGCGAACGGAAATCTTGCCGCCGCCTATTTTCCGTTCAGCGAGGGTTGGATCGGCGGCACGACTCGCAGCACCGCCAACGGCGGCAATCCGAACGATCAGTCCGTGGTTCACGGCGTCAATCTCATTGATTTGCAAGTTGGGTTCAATAGCGTCGCCAGCGGCATTCATCGCGTGAAGATTCCGACCGTCACGGACTCCCGTCAGCAAGGCCTGCTCTTCACGAATCACGCCAAGAATGAAGACAACTACTCAGCCGTGGCTCCAGATCCCACCGGCGACGGTTGGATTGTCGCCACGACGCACGGCGGCAACGCGCTTGGTTTTGAGCCGGATCCGTACACGTTCGTGTATCTCCCGTACGGCACTCCGAATATCACGATGGCTAGCATCCACGGCGCCAGCGGGCCGAATATGCAGCCGACCGTGATGAACAAGAGCGGCTCCCCCTTCACGATCGTTCGCGAAGGCATTGGCACCTATCGGCTCTCGATTCCGGGGCAGACTCCTTCTTCGGGCACCCTGCTCACGAATACCGGTGGTCCGATTTCCGGGTCGGCGACTTCCACGACGGATAACGTGCTGACCTACCAAGCGGCGGATAACGGAACTGACTGGATCATCCAGACTCGCGACTACGGTCAAGGGACTGCCGGGAACGTCATCGAGCCTTACCTCGAGACCCCGATCGCCGAACGGTCGCAAGCGTTCCAGTTCGCCTTCATGCCGTTTGCAACTCCGCCGACGGCTCCAGGCCCGAACATCACGCCGTTGAATCTGAAAGACAAGGTCATCGGCTTCAATGTCGCGATCACGGAAGTCGATGCTTCGCAGCAAGCGGCTCCGAACAACTACGGCGTCGTGACTGAAGGAACTGCCGGATATCGTTTGGAGCATCTTCGTCAAGATCGCGGCGACAACAGCATTGCGATCAACGGCGTCTTCCCATCGAAGCAAGACGGGATCATGTTCGGAACGATTAGCCAAGGGTTCCGCGACAATACGACGCTTCCCAACAATCCTTCGGGCCAAGCCGCTTACGGCATGATTGCCGCAGCGGATGGCGGGGCCGGCTGGGAATTTGCAACGCACATCGCCGATCCCGGCGCTGTGGCTGGAGCGTTGCAGGAATTCAACGTCAATTTCTCCGCAGTCTTCTTTGGGAATGACACGCCGTTCTCGAAGGCACAAGCGCAAGCGACGACAGGGGGTTCGCTCACCGTCGCGCTGCCGGGCGTCAATTCGTTGAATGACGGAATTCTGGTCGCCCAGGTGGGGGGGAATATCGACTCTTTCGCCGTTGCCACTCCGGACGTCAACGGGGCGAACTGGACGGTGAAGACTTATTCGAACGATACGACGGCCACGACCAATCCCGTCAACTGGATCTACCTGCCCTACGAAGCCGACAACCTCGTCGCTGGACGAGTTTCCGCGAATGGAACGGTCGTCAACTCGACTGGAGTTGGCGCCGCGCCGGGGCAGTTTACGTTGACGAAAGAAGCGGGTTCAGGCTCGTACTTGCTCACCATCCCGGGTAAGACCCCAGCCGATGGCACGTTGTTGTTGACCCCGGAAGCGACCGCCGGTCTTGAGGACAATCTGCTGACCTACGAGGCAGCCGGAAATTCTTTCCGCATTTTTAGCATCGATCAGGTGACGGCGGATGAGCGCCAATTGAGCTTCATCACTCCGTCGCTTGAAGATACGAACTTCACGTTCGCATTTATCGATTACGACTTGGCCCCGACGTTGAATCCTGGCGGGAACTTCCTGGCCGCGGACTTCAATGAAGATGGCAACGTCGACGGAGCCGACCTGACTGCCTGGAAGGCGGGCTTCGGAACCGGAACGACGAAGGCGCAAGGCGACGCGAATGAAGACGGCAAAGTGGATGGCGCCGACTTCTTGACTTGGCAGCATCAGTTCGGCCAAACCCCGGCGGTTGCGGCGGCGGGGTCCGTCGCCGCTGCGGTCCCGGAGCCGTCGAGCCTGTTGCTGATTGGCGTTGCCGCAGCGGTTGGCTTGGGCGCTGTTCGCCGTCGGTCGTAA
- a CDS encoding DUF1559 domain-containing protein, producing the protein MNGSNSAGTAEQRRGFTLVELLVVIAIIGVLVALLLPAVQAAREAARRTQCISNMKQLGLAVLNYESAKTTLPPAMTRVPDQHIFAFMLPYMEQGALFSQWDLEKNWSDPPTSAKPVTNLTLSRTPITLLQCPSTPGAGDRRLPNATDYAVCSRYVEGANSTKARLIAAGRIRDRGELTRVTGWIEQESGAKEQFTGTFWHSMLGQTLISPTSAGRPVSAPNKLKDVTDGLSNSFMFFEQAGIPDYYEHNGVLVSEKSAQSTGWADEKTGFDWGHDLEKCGFIPFNCHNGDEIYSFHQGSSIFTMGDASVKVLQETIDLDAFTSLFTRNGEDTVVE; encoded by the coding sequence ATGAATGGATCTAACTCGGCCGGAACTGCGGAACAGCGGCGTGGATTTACGCTCGTAGAGCTGTTGGTCGTCATCGCAATCATCGGGGTGCTGGTAGCGTTGTTGCTGCCCGCAGTCCAGGCGGCGCGCGAAGCAGCCAGGCGGACGCAATGCATCAGCAATATGAAGCAATTGGGATTGGCTGTTCTGAACTACGAAAGTGCGAAGACGACTTTACCTCCGGCGATGACTCGAGTGCCGGATCAACACATTTTCGCGTTCATGCTTCCCTATATGGAGCAAGGGGCCCTGTTTTCGCAATGGGATCTCGAGAAGAATTGGTCTGATCCGCCAACTTCAGCGAAGCCGGTTACCAATCTGACGTTGTCTCGAACCCCGATAACGCTGCTTCAATGTCCGTCGACTCCTGGCGCGGGAGATCGTCGGCTACCGAATGCCACGGACTACGCTGTCTGCTCGCGTTACGTTGAGGGCGCAAACTCCACTAAAGCGCGGTTGATAGCCGCCGGTAGGATCAGAGATCGTGGGGAATTGACGCGAGTTACCGGCTGGATTGAGCAGGAAAGCGGTGCTAAGGAACAATTTACCGGTACTTTTTGGCACAGCATGCTTGGGCAAACGTTGATTTCGCCGACTTCAGCTGGTCGTCCTGTTTCGGCTCCTAATAAGTTGAAAGATGTCACTGATGGCCTTTCGAACTCGTTCATGTTCTTCGAACAGGCAGGCATCCCCGATTACTACGAGCACAATGGCGTACTGGTGTCTGAGAAGAGCGCGCAAAGCACGGGCTGGGCCGACGAGAAAACCGGATTTGATTGGGGGCATGACCTCGAAAAGTGCGGGTTTATCCCCTTTAACTGCCATAACGGCGACGAGATTTACAGCTTTCATCAGGGAAGCTCGATCTTCACGATGGGCGACGCTTCGGTGAAGGTTCTCCAAGAAACGATTGATCTTGACGCCTTCACCTCGTTGTTCACTCGCAATGGCGAAGACACTGTTGTGGAATAG